In Coprobacillus cateniformis, the sequence TAGTGATATTTCGGCACCAACTGAATTAGATAAGTATAAAAGCAATTTTTTGCTTTATTCTTCTGACAAAGAGAGTGATAAAACGTATGCCAAATTCTTGAATGAGGTTATTGTCAGATTTGCAAATTATCGTGATGTTGAAACTGATAAAGACAAAATTGTATTGTATAAAGATATTGTTAATGAGCTGATAGGGAAATATGATTTTGTTGAATCATTAAAAGGAGTATCAACAGGTCATTCATCTTCTACGTTTTCAAACGGAAGTTTGCAGACAGACAATCAGAATGAAAACGCCGAACATGACGATAGAGGCAATAATCAGAATGTTGAATTGCCTGATGAGCTAAAGGAGTAATGAATTATGAAATTTCATAGAGTAAGATATATTGATTTTGCAACAGTCTTTTTTTATTTCATGAAAGTACCAATGATTATTTTTAAGAAAATAAGATGTATTGTCTTGAAAGAAGATTATGACAAATTCAAAGAACTGTTGCGTATAATCAATGAAGTGAGAATAGAAGTTAACAATTATCAGGAAAAAGATTCTCAGTCAAGAACAACCTTTAAGGCTTATTATGCATATAATGACAATTATATAAAGATAAGATGTCGTTTTATTAAGAAATCAAATGAAAATCAGTATATTCAGTTTAAGGACAGTGTACAGGCTCACACAGGTCAAAAATGTAGTGGCATACGTTTTTATAAGGGATACTGTTATTTTACTATATATTTAGATTTTGAGCCTCTTAATGATTTTGAAAGTGATAATATAAGTGTTTCTTTTGGAACGAGTGTATATGGTTTAAAAAAATGGGATTGGGTTGAATATCCTCATCTTTTGTGTACTGGTGAAACAGGACAGGGGAAAAGTGTTTTTATGCGTTATTTGCTAAGTGGGCTATTTTCAGCAAATCATGAGGTGTGGTGC encodes:
- a CDS encoding FtsK/SpoIIIE domain-containing protein, with product MKFHRVRYIDFATVFFYFMKVPMIIFKKIRCIVLKEDYDKFKELLRIINEVRIEVNNYQEKDSQSRTTFKAYYAYNDNYIKIRCRFIKKSNENQYIQFKDSVQAHTGQKCSGIRFYKGYCYFTIYLDFEPLNDFESDNISVSFGTSVYGLKKWDWVEYPHLLCTGETGQGKSVFMRYLLSGLFSANHEVWCIDGKCIDYALVKGVFKCYVANDTADKDKIINLVSDFCQKMHKRYEEMAEKGISSYVEDEDYKPVFLLIDEYLTICKQLNKKEKEIFDHDISDIILLGRACGYILIVTMQRADAKYISGDMRDNFMFRAVLGKASKANYKMMFENDVQSFDEKGWAWYMLGTDLGIVRIPYFKTITRSCEKI